The Gemmata palustris genome includes a region encoding these proteins:
- a CDS encoding sigma-70 family RNA polymerase sigma factor, translating to MTSQAARVSGLLAPTRNAGASDAELLGRFVAERDGSAFATLVTRHGPMVFGVCQRIVRDWHTAEDAFQATFLVLARRAASISPPGAVAGWLHGVARLVAKDARRAELRRTAREYPTAELLEPVARSADAGTELRGVLDDELRKLPGKYRDLLVACDLEERPRAPVAAAFGIPEGTLSSRLTTARRMLAERLAKRGIAPGIVAAVALGGPQLVACEVPRMVLTSAARLGSDGTGTVSVAISSLASRAIRAMTYRTMIPVALAVFTVIGALSVALAATHSPAAPTDPPAVKPPKVVFAPRFAAPAKQLPKGPNKLLVYRTGNFTLLDPDGKNDKPVYKNPDLYHPTGAAMLSPDGKQFAVMISDPLPPNDDTRQTATLHIRGLDEKEPGTSLDTKGRFMAWSPDGTEIVCCDFVDGSVNKKSPEATHIIVNVKTKEKSTLKLPHDHILTDWSRDGKFFLTTQVSGGEKFRSRLYLMNGDGTEHKALTDENQLAVFGRLSPDGTQVLFNLIVPKEKAGLSVVDVATRKTTKLDDVPLNGMVLTYCWAPDGKKIAYIWRQAHEGKPEELDKKETESHLIVCDPDGKNPKTIISEKGEGQSTVTLGSIDWR from the coding sequence ATGACTTCGCAAGCCGCACGGGTTTCGGGCCTCCTGGCACCGACCCGCAACGCGGGTGCCTCGGACGCCGAGCTGCTCGGCCGGTTCGTCGCGGAGCGCGACGGGTCGGCATTCGCGACCCTCGTCACCCGGCACGGCCCGATGGTGTTCGGTGTGTGTCAGCGCATCGTTCGCGACTGGCACACCGCGGAAGATGCGTTCCAGGCCACGTTTCTGGTGCTAGCCCGCAGAGCCGCATCGATCTCACCACCGGGTGCGGTCGCGGGTTGGCTACACGGTGTGGCACGCTTGGTAGCCAAAGACGCACGCCGGGCGGAGTTACGACGAACCGCACGCGAGTACCCGACGGCGGAATTACTCGAACCGGTCGCCCGCTCCGCCGACGCTGGGACCGAACTTCGAGGCGTGCTCGACGACGAGTTGCGGAAGCTCCCCGGAAAGTACCGCGATCTCCTAGTCGCGTGCGATCTGGAGGAGCGCCCGCGGGCACCGGTTGCGGCGGCGTTCGGAATCCCAGAAGGCACGCTCTCCAGTCGGCTCACCACCGCCCGGAGGATGCTCGCCGAGCGTTTGGCGAAGCGCGGGATCGCGCCCGGAATCGTTGCCGCGGTCGCGCTGGGCGGACCGCAACTGGTCGCGTGTGAAGTCCCCCGGATGGTCCTAACGTCTGCGGCTCGTTTGGGAAGCGATGGGACCGGCACGGTGTCGGTCGCCATTTCTTCCCTCGCTTCAAGAGCGATCCGAGCCATGACGTACAGAACCATGATCCCCGTCGCATTAGCCGTCTTCACCGTGATTGGCGCGCTGAGTGTAGCACTCGCCGCAACTCATTCACCGGCAGCGCCCACCGACCCGCCCGCAGTGAAACCACCCAAAGTCGTCTTCGCCCCGCGATTCGCGGCTCCGGCCAAACAACTCCCGAAGGGACCAAACAAACTGCTCGTTTACCGCACCGGGAACTTCACCCTTTTGGACCCGGACGGGAAGAATGACAAACCGGTGTACAAGAACCCCGACCTCTATCACCCGACCGGCGCCGCGATGCTCTCCCCGGACGGAAAACAATTCGCGGTAATGATCTCCGATCCGCTCCCACCTAACGACGACACGAGGCAGACCGCAACCCTTCACATCCGCGGACTGGACGAAAAGGAACCCGGCACCAGCCTCGATACCAAGGGCCGATTTATGGCATGGTCCCCAGACGGAACCGAGATCGTGTGTTGCGACTTTGTGGACGGGAGCGTCAATAAGAAATCGCCAGAAGCGACTCACATCATCGTGAACGTGAAAACGAAGGAAAAGAGTACACTAAAGTTACCACACGACCACATACTCACGGACTGGTCGCGCGACGGCAAATTCTTCCTCACAACACAAGTTAGCGGGGGTGAAAAGTTCCGGTCGCGGCTGTACCTGATGAACGGCGACGGAACCGAGCACAAGGCGCTCACCGACGAGAACCAATTGGCAGTGTTCGGCCGGCTCTCACCCGACGGCACCCAGGTGCTGTTCAACTTGATCGTGCCAAAAGAGAAAGCCGGGCTGTCCGTCGTCGATGTTGCTACGAGGAAGACAACGAAACTAGACGACGTCCCACTCAATGGCATGGTTCTGACCTACTGCTGGGCGCCGGACGGTAAGAAGATCGCCTACATCTGGCGCCAAGCCCACGAGGGCAAGCCGGAAGAACTGGACAAAAAAGAAACCGAGTCGCACCTCATCGTCTGCGACCCGGACGGGAAGAACCCGAAAACGATTATCTCGGAGAAGGGCGAAGGCCAGTCGACCGTAACTCTCGGTAGTATCGACTGGCGGTAG
- a CDS encoding endonuclease has translation MFSLLLLTAFFVEGESKLTLEPGWKAVGDGLKSEYATQAAAATEKHLFVVSSTTVTVYDRATGKLLATSQEKAEHLNSAFVWKGKVYCAHSNYPKKPETSEIRVCDPETNKLTVFHDFKDPPGSLVWNIHDGKNWWCCFAHYQEDNAKTLLIKMTDEFKEVQRWTFPKKVVDDWDKMSASGGIWDGDSLLVSHHHYKVLYRLKVPKDGKELEFVGALQCPFPGQGIAADPKTGGLVGIDRGTRKVVFAEKAK, from the coding sequence ATGTTCTCGCTGTTGCTCTTGACAGCCTTCTTTGTGGAAGGCGAGTCGAAGCTCACTCTGGAACCGGGCTGGAAGGCGGTCGGCGATGGGCTGAAGTCCGAGTACGCGACTCAAGCCGCGGCCGCAACGGAGAAGCACCTGTTTGTGGTGTCGAGTACGACAGTCACGGTGTACGACCGCGCGACCGGGAAGCTCCTCGCGACGAGCCAGGAGAAAGCGGAGCACCTCAACAGCGCGTTCGTGTGGAAGGGGAAGGTTTATTGCGCGCACTCGAATTACCCGAAGAAGCCGGAGACGAGCGAGATCCGCGTGTGCGATCCGGAGACGAACAAACTCACCGTGTTTCACGACTTCAAAGACCCGCCCGGTAGCCTTGTGTGGAACATCCACGACGGCAAGAACTGGTGGTGCTGTTTCGCCCACTACCAGGAGGACAACGCGAAGACGCTGCTCATCAAAATGACCGATGAGTTCAAAGAGGTGCAGCGCTGGACGTTCCCCAAGAAGGTCGTTGACGACTGGGACAAGATGAGTGCGTCCGGCGGCATCTGGGACGGCGATTCGCTCCTCGTGAGTCACCACCACTACAAGGTGCTGTACCGTTTGAAGGTGCCGAAGGACGGGAAGGAACTGGAGTTCGTGGGCGCACTTCAGTGTCCGTTCCCGGGGCAGGGAATCGCCGCCGATCCGAAGACCGGCGGGCTTGTTGGTATCGACCGCGGCACGCGGAAGGTCGTGTTCGCGGAAAAGGCGAAGTAG
- a CDS encoding YbaN family protein: MRRLLYVSAGLVCVGLAYLGAILPGLPTTPWVLLASYCFSRSSQRLNRWLKRSPIFGRLLRDWEEHRGIRRPVKVLAVCLVVTVVSLSIAFGPLPTWAKVVIGGLAVIGISTILFVVPTIPRAKRETGGSRPPLG; the protein is encoded by the coding sequence TTGCGCCGGTTGCTGTACGTCAGCGCGGGGTTGGTGTGCGTGGGGCTCGCGTACTTGGGTGCGATCCTGCCGGGGCTCCCGACGACGCCGTGGGTGCTGCTCGCGAGTTACTGCTTTTCGCGCTCGTCGCAGCGCCTGAACCGCTGGCTGAAGCGGTCGCCGATCTTCGGCCGGTTACTGCGCGATTGGGAGGAGCACCGTGGAATCCGGCGCCCAGTAAAAGTGCTCGCGGTGTGCTTGGTGGTGACGGTGGTGAGTTTGAGTATCGCGTTCGGCCCGCTCCCGACCTGGGCGAAGGTCGTAATCGGCGGGCTGGCGGTGATCGGGATCAGCACCATTCTGTTCGTGGTGCCGACGATCCCGAGGGCGAAACGCGAAACGGGAGGCTCGCGCCCCCCGCTCGGTTGA
- the nadA gene encoding quinolinate synthase NadA — protein sequence MPAIQSRDQSPAQSGFPADSILDDVSAEILDLKKKLGATILAHYYQEGEIQALADVTGDSLKLAREATKVDSPVIVFCGVLFMAETAKMLNPSKKVLLPDLRAGCSLVDACPADKLERYQERLRENGRKFQTVCYINSSAKVKALSDWVVTSGNAEDVVRNKVPQGYEILFVPDKHLGRYMAEITGRDMILWDGSCMVHEIFSIHDLLKQKREHPKAITIAHPECPKNILDLADFAGGTEAMIKHVATFKESTEFLVATEANMMWELQRRYPQHTYLGVPGITCSCNKCPHMALNTLEKVRDCMKTGQPEITWQPEFDKAKEVLARSLLNPPATAPVQPAGD from the coding sequence ATGCCGGCTATTCAATCTCGCGACCAGTCCCCTGCACAATCGGGCTTCCCGGCCGATTCCATTCTCGACGACGTTTCCGCCGAAATCCTCGACCTCAAAAAGAAGCTCGGCGCCACGATCCTGGCCCACTACTACCAGGAAGGCGAAATTCAGGCGCTCGCCGACGTAACGGGCGACAGCCTGAAACTCGCGCGCGAGGCGACGAAGGTCGATTCGCCTGTGATCGTGTTTTGCGGCGTGCTGTTCATGGCCGAAACCGCCAAGATGCTGAACCCGTCCAAGAAGGTGTTATTGCCCGATCTGCGGGCCGGGTGCAGCCTTGTGGATGCGTGTCCCGCGGACAAACTGGAGCGCTACCAGGAGCGGCTCCGCGAAAACGGCCGTAAGTTCCAGACCGTGTGTTACATCAACTCGTCCGCGAAGGTGAAGGCGCTTTCGGACTGGGTGGTGACGAGCGGCAACGCGGAAGACGTGGTGCGGAACAAGGTGCCGCAGGGCTACGAGATCCTGTTCGTGCCCGACAAGCACCTCGGGCGCTACATGGCGGAAATCACCGGCCGGGACATGATCCTTTGGGACGGGTCGTGTATGGTCCACGAGATCTTCAGCATCCATGACCTGCTGAAGCAGAAGCGCGAGCACCCGAAAGCGATCACAATCGCGCACCCCGAGTGCCCGAAGAACATCCTCGACCTCGCGGACTTCGCCGGCGGAACGGAGGCGATGATTAAGCACGTCGCGACGTTCAAGGAATCCACAGAGTTCCTGGTCGCGACCGAAGCGAACATGATGTGGGAACTGCAACGGCGGTACCCGCAGCACACGTACCTCGGCGTGCCGGGAATCACGTGCTCGTGCAACAAGTGTCCGCACATGGCGCTGAACACGCTGGAGAAGGTCCGCGACTGTATGAAGACCGGCCAGCCGGAGATCACGTGGCAGCCGGAGTTCGACAAGGCGAAGGAAGTGCTGGCGCGCAGTCTCCTGAACCCGCCGGCCACGGCACCCGTCCAGCCCGCAGGGGACTGA
- a CDS encoding bestrophin family protein has protein sequence MERPRSFRSWVWPPPPIASRLWLAMAGSTAYAACVWAVHPSEVTVLPAWTTQLAVVNTAILSLLISFRTKIAYDRWWEGRVLWGQLVNNMRNLCLKTRELARPDAAERRAFAALIIAFPVALTRHLRGSVRLNEVPHFEKDPATPAHVPAHIAGKVIATIAAWRAADRIDGHVHQILDAHTSTFMDVCGACERILNTPLPSSYLSLLRHGLVFGFLIAPWAVVEAIGLWILPVQAIVVYFMFGIELTAEAVEQPFGADGDDLPLEAYCETIRRSAEDILKSS, from the coding sequence TTGGAACGCCCCCGCAGTTTTCGATCCTGGGTTTGGCCGCCGCCCCCCATCGCGAGCCGGTTGTGGTTGGCAATGGCCGGTTCCACCGCCTACGCCGCCTGCGTGTGGGCCGTTCACCCGAGCGAAGTGACCGTGCTCCCGGCGTGGACCACGCAACTCGCAGTCGTGAACACCGCGATCCTCAGCTTGCTCATCAGCTTCCGAACGAAGATCGCTTACGACCGCTGGTGGGAGGGCCGGGTGCTCTGGGGGCAGCTTGTGAATAACATGCGCAATCTGTGCCTGAAGACCCGGGAACTCGCGCGCCCCGACGCAGCCGAGCGGCGCGCGTTTGCCGCTCTTATTATCGCGTTCCCGGTCGCACTCACGCGGCACCTGCGCGGATCGGTTCGCCTGAACGAAGTCCCGCACTTTGAGAAAGACCCCGCGACCCCCGCTCACGTGCCGGCCCACATCGCGGGGAAGGTGATCGCGACCATCGCGGCGTGGCGCGCGGCCGACCGAATCGACGGACACGTACACCAGATTCTCGACGCGCACACCTCGACGTTCATGGACGTGTGCGGCGCGTGCGAGCGCATCCTAAACACGCCGCTGCCGAGTTCGTACCTGTCACTCCTCCGGCACGGGCTCGTGTTCGGCTTCCTGATCGCGCCTTGGGCCGTCGTGGAAGCCATCGGGCTGTGGATTCTGCCCGTTCAGGCCATCGTGGTGTACTTCATGTTCGGTATCGAACTGACCGCCGAAGCCGTCGAGCAACCCTTCGGTGCGGACGGCGACGACCTGCCGCTCGAAGCCTACTGCGAAACGATCCGGCGCAGCGCCGAGGACATCCTCAAGTCGTCGTGA
- a CDS encoding type II toxin-antitoxin system VapC family toxin, whose translation MTYLLDTDVLTLVHLGRHGLRERIEVARQQHEVVISIVSRIEVLRGRFDAVVKAADGAALLRAQEWLRGSETFLADFHILPLDAAAANEFDRLREDKRVKKTGRNDLLIACIALATGATLVTRNIKDYASVPGLKLENWAD comes from the coding sequence ATGACGTACCTCCTCGATACTGACGTGCTCACCCTCGTTCACCTCGGAAGGCACGGTCTTCGCGAGCGGATCGAGGTAGCGCGCCAGCAACACGAAGTTGTCATTTCGATCGTCTCGCGGATCGAAGTGCTGCGCGGGCGGTTCGACGCGGTTGTGAAAGCAGCGGACGGTGCGGCCCTTCTTCGTGCCCAAGAGTGGTTGCGAGGGTCGGAAACCTTTCTCGCTGATTTTCACATCCTCCCTTTAGATGCCGCTGCAGCGAACGAGTTCGACCGACTTCGTGAAGACAAGAGGGTGAAGAAGACGGGGCGTAACGATCTTCTCATCGCGTGCATCGCACTCGCGACCGGTGCCACACTCGTTACACGGAACATCAAGGACTATGCGAGTGTTCCCGGCCTGAAGCTCGAGAACTGGGCCGATTAG
- the scpB gene encoding SMC-Scp complex subunit ScpB — protein MAEPDAPEPIPDPLSLGQAAASQLGGEWHLDAIEDIPLLEEVAPAPEESEPAQSPPTKSQPSTLSFGAPKATLRADVPPSPEQLVEAMLFVGGPPLAATVACTAVRGMTGERFLDAVSALNKRYRDQNRPYAIEVRDDGFVLAVRPAYRNLRERLFAGPRETRLTQPALDVLSVVAYRQPVGKAEVDAVRGTDSGAVLRQLVRLGLIAVQHRADAATREVRYGTTPRFLQVFGLASLDELPRLGDASQV, from the coding sequence ATGGCCGAACCCGACGCCCCAGAGCCGATCCCCGACCCGCTCAGTCTCGGTCAGGCCGCCGCGTCACAACTCGGCGGCGAATGGCACCTCGACGCCATCGAAGACATCCCTCTCCTCGAAGAAGTCGCTCCCGCCCCTGAAGAGTCCGAACCCGCACAATCGCCGCCCACCAAGAGCCAACCAAGCACACTGAGTTTCGGCGCCCCCAAAGCCACACTCCGTGCCGACGTTCCGCCATCTCCCGAACAACTCGTCGAAGCGATGCTCTTTGTGGGCGGCCCGCCCCTCGCCGCAACGGTCGCGTGTACGGCGGTCCGCGGGATGACAGGCGAGCGCTTCCTGGACGCGGTCAGCGCGCTCAACAAGCGGTACCGCGACCAGAATCGGCCCTATGCGATCGAAGTGCGCGACGACGGGTTCGTGCTCGCCGTGCGCCCGGCCTACCGGAACCTGCGCGAGCGGTTGTTCGCAGGACCGCGCGAAACGCGCCTGACTCAGCCCGCGCTCGATGTGTTGTCCGTGGTCGCGTACCGGCAGCCGGTGGGCAAAGCCGAGGTGGACGCGGTCCGCGGAACGGACTCCGGCGCCGTACTCAGACAACTGGTGCGCCTCGGGCTCATCGCGGTCCAGCACCGCGCCGATGCCGCGACGCGCGAAGTGCGCTACGGCACCACCCCGCGGTTCCTCCAAGTGTTCGGGCTCGCGTCACTCGACGAGCTCCCGCGCCTCGGCGACGCTTCACAAGTGTGA
- a CDS encoding HEAT repeat domain-containing protein, with product MRHLALFTLLLGIGFTGGCGKKPAAPPPDDGDKTGDTSKSNPTPPLDEATAWRSKQLTGLKNSQDAPRRSAIDELSYLVLEDPATGPALVEMLKDKGTSGAGHTRTNQINSTREAAAIALLKAGPKGEALLKDRGLAILREGLSDPSATIREHSAYTIGQLGPLAKSLAPDVQKLCNDKDANVRGAAFDALRVTGVADPVALAKLLKHENAEVKRLAGELIPLIPDVPEGAVDPLSEALASDNANIQTSAATGLATAGPKAASAVPRLIEAITKYYPKEYDQKPRRTTNVEAAFWLSLARIGEPAVAPTAKLLEHTNVMVRAHAARTLGEIGAPAKAAKDALKKALTDRTINVSGEAAVALCILGESQDDAVNLIKQALAVPTEGVAAFAIDAITRMREPGKPLIPLALAKVTDPNPFTRFAVVTLIGKLPPDEATKHAADLGQLATDEEPDIRRLVARTLEQLGTHSSPAADALGKALTTEKVLDIRDQFVEALVAMEAGAKPALPALLPLITEKGLLVPLRVKAIAAVAAADPGSPEVAVALVKAASDDEGAIRAAAATAMGRINPLPPDALNTLVKMAKSDARNGPRIAALHALTVAGPRARPARSELEAMSTGPQPGLAIWAKVALASVDGAVSQSAPLVRAGLTDRNAAVRASASEALLVIGPTTADLPALLKLFRDDGTTARIAAATATGRLGAAAKDAVPLLVRQLDDREAEVRLAAAEALGRIGAASLPAVAKLKELRSDPLVKVAAQRALDKIGVK from the coding sequence ATGCGCCATCTTGCACTCTTCACGCTGCTGTTGGGCATCGGCTTCACCGGTGGGTGCGGGAAAAAGCCCGCAGCACCCCCACCCGACGACGGCGATAAAACCGGCGACACGTCCAAAAGCAATCCGACCCCACCTCTGGATGAAGCCACCGCTTGGCGCAGCAAGCAACTCACCGGGCTGAAAAACAGTCAGGACGCCCCGCGCCGCAGTGCCATCGACGAGCTCTCGTACCTCGTGCTCGAAGACCCGGCAACCGGTCCGGCACTCGTGGAAATGCTGAAAGATAAGGGGACCAGCGGAGCGGGGCACACGCGCACGAACCAAATCAATAGCACACGCGAAGCCGCCGCGATCGCCCTACTCAAAGCCGGTCCGAAGGGTGAAGCCCTACTCAAAGATAGGGGACTGGCGATTCTGCGCGAGGGCCTGAGCGATCCGTCCGCAACGATCCGCGAACACAGTGCGTACACCATCGGTCAACTCGGCCCACTCGCAAAGTCGCTCGCGCCCGACGTCCAGAAACTCTGCAACGACAAAGACGCAAACGTGCGCGGGGCCGCGTTCGACGCGCTCCGCGTCACGGGCGTGGCCGATCCGGTCGCCCTTGCGAAGCTCCTGAAGCACGAAAACGCCGAGGTGAAGCGCCTCGCCGGGGAACTGATTCCGCTGATTCCTGATGTGCCCGAAGGTGCCGTCGACCCGCTTTCGGAAGCCCTCGCCAGCGACAACGCCAACATCCAGACCTCTGCCGCAACGGGTCTCGCCACGGCCGGACCGAAAGCCGCGTCCGCGGTCCCGCGCCTCATTGAGGCGATCACGAAATATTATCCCAAGGAATATGACCAGAAGCCCAGGCGCACCACGAACGTGGAAGCCGCATTCTGGCTGTCTCTCGCGCGGATCGGCGAGCCCGCGGTCGCCCCAACCGCAAAGCTGCTCGAACACACAAACGTGATGGTGCGTGCCCACGCCGCCCGGACGCTCGGCGAGATCGGCGCGCCGGCAAAAGCTGCAAAGGACGCGCTCAAAAAGGCACTCACCGACCGAACGATCAACGTTTCGGGCGAAGCCGCGGTCGCGCTCTGTATCCTCGGTGAATCCCAGGACGATGCGGTAAATCTCATCAAGCAGGCCCTCGCAGTGCCGACCGAGGGTGTTGCGGCGTTCGCAATTGATGCAATCACGCGAATGAGGGAACCCGGCAAACCGTTGATTCCGCTCGCACTGGCGAAAGTCACGGACCCGAACCCGTTCACGCGGTTCGCGGTGGTGACACTAATTGGGAAACTCCCGCCCGATGAGGCCACCAAGCACGCAGCCGACCTGGGTCAACTCGCGACCGACGAGGAGCCGGACATTCGCCGACTCGTGGCGCGCACCCTCGAACAACTCGGCACGCACTCGTCCCCCGCGGCCGATGCCCTCGGAAAAGCACTCACGACCGAAAAGGTACTCGATATCCGCGATCAGTTCGTTGAAGCGCTCGTCGCGATGGAAGCCGGAGCCAAGCCAGCACTTCCGGCCCTCCTCCCGCTCATCACGGAGAAGGGCTTGCTCGTACCCCTGCGCGTAAAGGCAATCGCGGCCGTTGCCGCAGCCGATCCCGGTTCACCCGAAGTGGCCGTCGCTCTCGTGAAGGCCGCTTCCGATGACGAGGGGGCGATCCGTGCTGCTGCTGCAACCGCAATGGGCCGAATCAACCCACTCCCTCCAGATGCACTTAACACACTGGTGAAGATGGCGAAATCCGATGCCAGAAACGGCCCGCGGATCGCGGCACTTCACGCGCTGACTGTCGCCGGCCCGCGTGCCCGGCCCGCACGCAGCGAACTCGAAGCGATGTCCACTGGTCCGCAACCCGGGCTGGCGATCTGGGCGAAGGTCGCTCTCGCATCCGTTGACGGGGCAGTAAGTCAGTCGGCCCCTCTCGTCCGTGCCGGGCTCACAGACCGTAACGCGGCCGTCAGAGCCAGTGCCTCAGAAGCCTTACTGGTAATCGGCCCCACAACGGCCGACCTACCCGCGTTGCTCAAGTTGTTCCGCGACGACGGCACCACAGCCCGAATCGCCGCCGCCACCGCAACGGGACGCCTTGGCGCCGCTGCGAAAGACGCGGTACCCCTACTGGTGCGGCAACTCGACGACCGCGAAGCCGAAGTGCGTCTCGCTGCGGCGGAAGCGCTCGGGCGCATCGGCGCAGCCTCGCTCCCCGCCGTCGCCAAGTTAAAAGAACTGCGTTCCGACCCTTTGGTGAAAGTCGCCGCACAGCGGGCTTTGGACAAGATTGGGGTGAAGTGA
- a CDS encoding 3-isopropylmalate dehydrogenase has translation MAVHKIAVIGGDGIGPEVIDQAVRAAEVAARKHDSAELKWNHLPWSTAYYKQHGRMLPEDGWEQLKPHDAILFGAVGDPSVPDKITVHELLLPMRRKFDQYVNLRPAYLFAGVPCPLVGKKPGEIDMLVYRENTEGEYAPVGGNLYPGTENQIAIQTGVFTWKGCERILRAAFEAARKRPRKKLTSITKSNAQVYGLGLWDDVFNAVRKDYTDIDSSSLLVDAAAMDFVRKPEVFDVVVASNLFGDILTDLSAAVTGSIGLASSANINPTKKFPSMFEPVHGSAPDIAGQGKANPLAAVLSAALMLDHLGLAKSADAVRSAVAKVLAERHVKTPDLGGNHTTTDMGNAVVEAVK, from the coding sequence ATGGCGGTTCACAAGATCGCGGTAATCGGCGGCGACGGGATCGGGCCGGAGGTGATCGACCAGGCCGTGCGTGCGGCGGAAGTCGCGGCACGCAAACACGATAGCGCCGAACTCAAGTGGAACCACCTCCCCTGGAGCACCGCGTACTACAAGCAGCACGGGCGGATGCTGCCCGAAGACGGCTGGGAACAACTTAAACCCCACGACGCCATCCTCTTCGGTGCGGTCGGCGACCCCTCGGTGCCGGACAAGATCACCGTTCACGAACTACTCCTTCCGATGCGCCGGAAGTTCGATCAGTACGTGAACTTGCGCCCGGCGTACCTCTTCGCCGGCGTGCCGTGCCCGCTCGTCGGCAAGAAGCCGGGCGAAATCGACATGCTCGTCTACCGCGAGAACACGGAAGGCGAATACGCCCCCGTCGGCGGGAACCTCTACCCGGGCACCGAGAACCAGATCGCGATTCAAACCGGCGTGTTCACCTGGAAGGGGTGCGAACGCATCCTCCGGGCGGCGTTCGAGGCGGCCCGGAAGCGCCCGCGGAAGAAGCTCACCAGCATTACCAAGTCGAACGCGCAGGTGTACGGCCTGGGCCTCTGGGATGATGTGTTCAACGCGGTGCGCAAGGATTACACGGACATCGACAGCAGCTCGCTGCTCGTGGACGCCGCCGCGATGGACTTCGTGCGGAAACCAGAAGTGTTCGACGTGGTGGTCGCGAGCAATCTGTTCGGCGACATCCTTACCGACCTGAGTGCCGCGGTAACGGGGAGCATTGGGCTGGCGAGTTCCGCGAACATCAACCCGACGAAGAAGTTCCCGAGCATGTTCGAGCCGGTTCACGGCAGCGCGCCGGACATTGCCGGCCAAGGCAAGGCGAACCCGCTCGCCGCGGTGCTGTCGGCGGCCCTGATGCTCGACCACTTGGGCCTCGCGAAGAGCGCTGATGCCGTGCGCAGCGCGGTCGCGAAGGTGCTGGCCGAAAGGCACGTCAAAACGCCCGATCTCGGGGGAAACCACACGACTACTGACATGGGCAACGCGGTGGTCGAAGCGGTAAAGTAA